A single Elephas maximus indicus isolate mEleMax1 chromosome 2, mEleMax1 primary haplotype, whole genome shotgun sequence DNA region contains:
- the SERF1B gene encoding small EDRK-rich factor 1: MARGNQRELARQKNMKKTQEISKGKRKEDSLTTSQRKQRDSEIMQQKQKAANEKKSLQTREK, translated from the exons ATGGCCC GTGGAAATCAAAGAGAACTTGCCCGccagaaaaacatgaagaaaacccaGGAAATtagcaagggaaaaagaaaagaggataGCTTGACTACCTCTCAGAGAAAGCAGAG GGATTCTGAGATCATGCAACAAAAGCAGAAGGCAGCTAATGAGAAGAAGTCTCTGCAGACAAGAGAAAAATGA